GCCGGTATCGTTCATCGGGAGCGACCGCCCAGCGGCCTCGACGATGTTCCGATCGTCCGCCCCCATCGAGAACAGTATGCCCACGGGATACGGCGCACGCGCGGAATCGAGGTGATTCATGGCGCCGCCCGCCGGTCCGACCGCCGCAAAAATGTCACCCGCATCCACCGCAAGTTTCGAGACAAAGACGCCGCCGTTCGAAAAGCCGGATGCGTAGATGCGCGTACGGTCGATAGGCAGTGTCGCGACGATGGTGTCGATCATGATGCGGACAAACCGCACGTCGTCCTTCATCGTCTGATCCGCGACGAGTTTCTCGAGCGACTCGCCGCAATTCCACTTCGTGACGCGCGCGATCTGTGTGCCGACGGTGTCGTCGTAAAAACGGTAGGCCAGCGACGACGGAAATACTGTCACAAAATTCTCGGCGGCGCCCTTCTCCTTCCAGCCGGAAATGTTGTAGAATTTTTCGCCGTCGCCGGTCGTGCCGTGAAACATCACCACGATGGGCCAGCCGCCCGGCGGAGGAGTCGATGATGGTATCGAGACGATAAAGTCGCGCGGAATCGAATCGACAACAATCTGCACATCGCGCCGCGTCTGTGCGGCTGCGATCGACGTCGCGATCATCAGCAGGAGTACCGTGTATTTCATGATGTGCACCTTTGTTCTGGTGTGGGCGGAATTGCGGCTGAAACAGGCGTTCCACGCCGTGTAGAAACGGCGGCGCTGTGTGGCGTCGTAATACGGATATATGCTTGAATATATATCCGATTTATGATGCGGACAAGTATCCAGCGTTCTGCACGGAGTCCGTTTCAGCGCCCTGTCGCCGGTTTTCCCGTCCAGTACTCGTAGTCCATGTATGCCGCGGTCAGGCGCGCCGTCTCCGCGCCGTACAGCCGCGACAGGACATGCAGCGAGCCGTCGATGCCCGCCGAAATCCCCGCCGTGGTGACGATCGTGCCGTTGTCGGTCCACCGCACCCCTGTCCGCGTTTTGATGGCGGGCGACACTTTTGTGAGTCCGCGCAGCGCTCCATGCCATGTTGTCGCCTCGCACCCGTCGAGCAGGCCGAGTTTCGCGAGTATGAACGCGCCGGTGCACACCGACAGCACGATGCGCGCGCCGGCCGCCTGCGCGCGTATCCATGCCGCCACGGCGCTGTCCTTCTCGGCCGCCTCCCTGTCCCCACCGGGCACCACGAGAATGTCGGCCTGGGGGCAGTTCGCAAAGCCGTGCGCCGGTGTGACGCCGAGGCCGCTGTGCGCGTGTATCGGCGCGCCATCGGCCGAGACGGTGAACACCTGCAGCGACACCGACGTATCGGCGAGCGCGGCATCGGTGAACACTTCCATCGGACCGGCAAAGTCGAGGAGGTACACTCCTTCATACACGAGGATGCCGACGCGCATCGGCGCCTGTTGTGCGTGTGTTGTCATGGTCTGAATTCCGGAGAGTGCGAGAAACAAACCCGCCGCGCAGCGGAGCAGAGTGAGCTTCAGGGTTTGATGATCTGTCATGGTGTGTGGAGGACGCGGTGGGGCGGTATTATGTGACTGGAACATCGATATGCTCGCGTGGTCCGCGAGACACATGCGGATTGCCGCGGATGTACAAGCGCCAGGGCAAATCTGCTGCGCGCCGTATGCCCACACGCGGCGAACGGGCAACATCCGCGTTGTCGATCGCGGGTGCGTCGAGAAGGACGACGTCGCCGCGACCGTGTAACGACAGGCCATTGTGCTGCGGACCGATACCGAAGGCCTGGCAGCATTTTGCCGGTCCGTTACACAGCGACTTCATGGTCGCAGCCGTGCCGCGGTTCCGGAGCATGCGCTGCTCTCCCGCGAGCGGTTCGATCGCACGTATCAGGACCGCTGCGCCACGGCCCGCGGTTTCGGTGACAACGTTCATACAGTAGTGCATGCCGTAGGTGAAGTACACGTACAACACGCCGCCAGCCTCGAACATGGCCGCGTTCCGCTGCGTGCGTCCGCGGAAGGCGTGTGAGGCGGTGTCGCCCTCGGGAGTGTAGGCCTCCACTTCGACAATGCGTCCCGCGATCACATCGCCGTCGACGTGTCGCAGAAGTATTTTCCCGAGCAGTTCGCGCGCCACCACGAGAGTCGGCCGAAGGTAGAACCCCTGCGCCAGCGGGGATCCGCCAATGCGCGTCCGCGTGTGTAAACGGGACACAGCGCCGCTTTCCGCCGTTCTCACCATCGCGGCACTCTACCGCGCCGCCCGGAGTATGTACTCGCGCAGGTCGGCGATATCCTGATCGCTGAGACGGTCGCGTGAGAAAAACGGCATGGCGTCGGATCCTCCGCGTACGAGGGCCGGGATACGATCGGCATAGTCGCGCAGACGGCGCAGGGGCGGACCGCTCCCGCGTGCATTGTCGCCGTGACACAGCGCGCAAGCGGCCGAGAACAGTTCCATTCCCCGCTCCGCGTTACCGCGCAGCCGGAGTATCGACTCCATCTCCCTGACAAACGCCTCCTTCACAAATCCTTTCTGACCGGGACGCGGCGGTGTCTCCCAGCGAAGCGTCTTTGCCTCCGCGCCCGTGGATATCGCGGCGAAGTACGCGAGCAGCGCGGCCGCTTCCTCGGGGGCCAGCGCCGCGCGGAGCGATTCGCCCCGCTCCTGATATTCGTGCGCACATTTTGCGGCACCGGCGGCCGTCGCCGCAATGTCCGCGCCCATGAATTCCCCGTTCCACACCGAAGTTCGACCCGCCGCACCCACAAGCGAATGCCCCGCGCGCACGACACCCTCGATGACGACACTTTCGTCGGCGTCGCTGTGGCAATCGGCGCAGGCGACGCCGGTCCGCCCGAATTCCGGATCACGATAATGCCGCTCGCCGTTAC
The sequence above is a segment of the Ignavibacteriota bacterium genome. Coding sequences within it:
- a CDS encoding DJ-1/PfpI family protein; the encoded protein is MTDHQTLKLTLLRCAAGLFLALSGIQTMTTHAQQAPMRVGILVYEGVYLLDFAGPMEVFTDAALADTSVSLQVFTVSADGAPIHAHSGLGVTPAHGFANCPQADILVVPGGDREAAEKDSAVAAWIRAQAAGARIVLSVCTGAFILAKLGLLDGCEATTWHGALRGLTKVSPAIKTRTGVRWTDNGTIVTTAGISAGIDGSLHVLSRLYGAETARLTAAYMDYEYWTGKPATGR
- a CDS encoding DNA-3-methyladenine glycosylase, with translation MVRTAESGAVSRLHTRTRIGGSPLAQGFYLRPTLVVARELLGKILLRHVDGDVIAGRIVEVEAYTPEGDTASHAFRGRTQRNAAMFEAGGVLYVYFTYGMHYCMNVVTETAGRGAAVLIRAIEPLAGEQRMLRNRGTAATMKSLCNGPAKCCQAFGIGPQHNGLSLHGRGDVVLLDAPAIDNADVARSPRVGIRRAADLPWRLYIRGNPHVSRGPREHIDVPVT
- a CDS encoding cytochrome c, producing the protein MTGPAVHKSGGRAVLWLPGLLLLVLAACGGEGGDRVPRGESDRKLPAFDARLARNGERHYRDPEFGRTGVACADCHSDADESVVIEGVVRAGHSLVGAAGRTSVWNGEFMGADIAATAAGAAKCAHEYQERGESLRAALAPEEAAALLAYFAAISTGAEAKTLRWETPPRPGQKGFVKEAFVREMESILRLRGNAERGMELFSAACALCHGDNARGSGPPLRRLRDYADRIPALVRGGSDAMPFFSRDRLSDQDIADLREYILRAAR